The nucleotide window GATGGCTGGTTCTACACCGACGATATCGCGCGCGTCGACGCCGATGGCTACTTCTGGATGGTCGATCGTGCCGACGACATGCTGATCGTCGGCGGCGAGAACGTCTATCCCGCCGAGGTGGAAGAAGCACTCTACGACCATCCCGACATCGCTGAAGCCGCGGTCGTCGCCGCTCCTCACGAGGTGAAGGGCGAGGCCCCGGTCGCGTTCGTCGTCGCCGAAGACGGAACCGAGCTCGGCGAGGACGCCCTTCGGGAGTTCACGCTCGATCACGTCGCGAGCTACGCCCATCCTCGGCGGGTGTTCTTCGTCGACGAACTCCCACGGAGCGCGACGCGCAAGGTCCAGCGGTACAAGCTCGAAGCCGACGCCACGGAGCGACTCAACGAGCCCCTCCGATCGACCGATGAGGAGTTCTGAGCGCGGGCGAACTACCGTTGGCCCTCGTCGTCGGAGTTCGTAACGAGTGTCGTCGGATCGCTCGTGTCGTCGCCTTGCTGGTCGGTTTCCGACCGGCGTACGTCCGAGTGATCGCTGAGCGTCGAGATGTCCGCGACGGCCGTGCCGAGCAGCCGCTTGCCGACACGGATCACCTCGTCGTGGGTGAGTCCGTAGGCCCTCACGGCGACATACGCCGCGATGATCGGCAAAACGAGGCTGAAGACGAGTGTGACGGCGAGATGGAAGAGTACGCCAGCCGGCCGCACCGCCGTCACGGCGATCGGGACGAGCAGCACGAGAGCTGTCAGTACGCCTGCGCCGACCGCGAAGAGCCGCTGGCCCCAGTTGCGGAGTGCGCGCCGCGTCTCGGCGTTCAAAACGGCGTCAGCCTCAGTCATGTCGGTTCTTTCCCCTCTGCCATACTGGCCGCTACTCGCTCGTGCGCACTCAAAATTCCGATTGGGGCCGGACGGGAAATGGTGCGCTGCCCGCCCGCTCGAAACGGCGTGGAAACGTAGTGGCGCTCAGTTCTTCAAGATCACCTTGTCGTCGCCGACGGCGTCGATCTGCTCTTCGTCTATCGGGTCGGTGTCCTGGCCCGATGCATCGCCGAAACCGAGGCGGCTTTTGACCTCGTCGGTGAGGCCCGGATCGAACTCGATCCAGGCCGTGTCGCCCTCGACCTCGGCGACGACGCCGATCTGGTCGTCCCGGGCGTCGACGACCGGTTTCCCCTCGTCCTCCGCTGTGATGTTCTTCGGCATCGCGTTTGACATCTTGAGAGCCAGCGGCAAGTGCGCATGCCAGGTACTTGCAAGCATTACACCGATTTATCGATCGCTCGTCGGTGCTCGCATGGCATGACGAGATCGAAGAACGCCAGTCGTCCATCCGATCGGTGAAACCGCCAGAACTGGCCGCAGCACACTGCTAATCGAGATTCAATCCGCTCCGCCTCGGTCGTTCATCGCGTCTTCGAGGACACGCTCGACGAACGGATTTTTTCGTTCGGTGTACGTCTCCCGGTCGTCCGGATGTTTTTCCGCCAATTCCCGCTTCAGCGATTCGTACTCCGCCGCAATGTCGGCATTCTCGCAGAGGGAGTCTCGGAACGCGAGTGTTTCGGCATAGAAATCGCTGTCCCGCTCGGTGAGCGAGAGGTAATGCGTGCGGTTCGAGCGCGGCCCCTTCGCCAAGAACAGTCGTCCTTGAACATCGCCCGGTCGATGCTCATAGCCGTGCTCTTCGAGGAGCGGAACGAGCGACTCGCGGGCAGCGGAGAGATCGTCGAGCACAGCTAGCAGGTCGATGACGGGTTTCGCGGCAATCCCCTCGATGGCGGTGCTACCGACGTGTTCGTAGCCGTGGAGTCGATCGCCGGTGCTGGATTCGAGTCGGTCGACTTTAGTTTCGTACTCTCGTTTCCACTTCGGTTGGTGGGAAACGAGCGTGACGTTGCCGCGCTCCAGACCAATCATCAGTACCTCGCAAAGCTCGTCGGCTGACTGCTTCTGAGATGTGAGTTCGATGGAAAATCGGTGCCGAGCAACTGCTGGGAAAGACGATTCGGCATGGAGAGCATCGAGCCTGTCGCAGTCGGCGGCGGAACGCCGCCGACGCGACAGCGTTGCCACTCGACAAGCGGGCGGTCCTGATCGGTGGATCAGCGCTCGAAGCGCTCGTCAGGTGGCTTATTCGCGGGGACGGCCCGACGCACGTCGAGGGCCGTCCACGCTGCCCGCGTCACCATGCGGATGAACTCCTCGAACGACCATTCCCATAGGCGACGCCCGCCACGGCGGGGCGTCGCCACGTACTCCCAGTGCAAATACCGCCAGGCGTTCTGGAAGAGCAGACTGATCACGACGAACAGCAGCCGTTGCGTCGGATCAGTCGTTGTCGTCGAAATCGTTGTCTTCTCCGCGAGGCGGTAGCTCGATTCGATGCCGAACCGACGGCTGTAGTAGGTCCGCGCCTGTGAGGGCGTCTCGATGAACGGCGCGTCCACGGCGTAGCCGTGACGCGCCACGCCGTGCTCGTCGTATCGCCCGTTCTGGTACGTACAGTCGATGTAGACAGGAAATTCGACGGTCCACTCGTGACCGTCGAATCCCGTTTCGAGGTCGTGAGTGATGGTCCGACTCCACCCCTGACGAAGCTCCGTCTTGATCGCCGCTCCCCACTTGATGATCGGAACGACGTAGGCGTAGTTGTGCGCGTGCAGCAGCGTGAGACACTTGCCGTCGTAGAACTCTGAATCGAGATAGACAGCCTTGACCTCGAGGTCAAGGCCTTCGAGAAGACCGAGGAACTCCGCGAGGACACTGCTGGCGGTGTCGCCGTCTTCGAGACGGCGCACCGCCAGCGTGTAGCGTTTGTTTCGTACGCGCGCGTAGAGAGTAGCGTAGGCGTGGAACGCGGTCGTGCCACGTTTGGCTTCGGAGTGATAGAGGCCCTCGGTTTCGTCTTCATCACCGTAGTAGGGCCGCAGGTGGAGGTCAGCGACGACCTCCACCTGCTCGGGAAGAAGTTCGAGCACGTCGCGTTGGAGCAGGAGATTACCGACGGAAGCGACGCCGTCGAGATTGAACTTCGTACGGAGGTGATGGAGGACGTTAGTGCCAGAGGGAGCGTCTTCGCTATGCTTGCAGAGCGAAGAGATGGAGGTCCCGTCGGCGCACGCGCCGACGAGGACTTCGAAGATGTCGTCAGGGTCGATTTCAGCGTTCTCGCCGAGGGTGAGGGAGAACGTGCCAGTGAGAGTGTTGACGAGGAAATTAAG belongs to Halococcus qingdaonensis and includes:
- a CDS encoding GrpB family protein, which encodes MIGLERGNVTLVSHQPKWKREYETKVDRLESSTGDRLHGYEHVGSTAIEGIAAKPVIDLLAVLDDLSAARESLVPLLEEHGYEHRPGDVQGRLFLAKGPRSNRTHYLSLTERDSDFYAETLAFRDSLCENADIAAEYESLKRELAEKHPDDRETYTERKNPFVERVLEDAMNDRGGAD
- a CDS encoding PRC-barrel domain containing protein, producing MPKNITAEDEGKPVVDARDDQIGVVAEVEGDTAWIEFDPGLTDEVKSRLGFGDASGQDTDPIDEEQIDAVGDDKVILKN
- a CDS encoding ISH3 family transposase — protein: MTTKQQADDEIHEDQLLNFLVNTLTGTFSLTLGENAEIDPDDIFEVLVGACADGTSISSLCKHSEDAPSGTNVLHHLRTKFNLDGVASVGNLLLQRDVLELLPEQVEVVADLHLRPYYGDEDETEGLYHSEAKRGTTAFHAYATLYARVRNKRYTLAVRRLEDGDTASSVLAEFLGLLEGLDLEVKAVYLDSEFYDGKCLTLLHAHNYAYVVPIIKWGAAIKTELRQGWSRTITHDLETGFDGHEWTVEFPVYIDCTYQNGRYDEHGVARHGYAVDAPFIETPSQARTYYSRRFGIESSYRLAEKTTISTTTTDPTQRLLFVVISLLFQNAWRYLHWEYVATPRRGGRRLWEWSFEEFIRMVTRAAWTALDVRRAVPANKPPDERFER